From Megalobrama amblycephala isolate DHTTF-2021 linkage group LG24, ASM1881202v1, whole genome shotgun sequence, the proteins below share one genomic window:
- the LOC125260805 gene encoding uncharacterized protein LOC125260805 isoform X1 — MAYKIFLQKENICPDSFCTQSKTTLLEHASNEGNFSQSDTREQQERSNICTSQTTLLEHASNEGNFSQSDTWEQQERSNICTSQTTLIEHASNEGNFSQSDTREQQERSNICTSQTTLLEHASNEGNFSQSDTWEQQERSNICTSQEPHDGDELLYPGSSLTKGQSLLLLMSYVLRHNLTGVALQHLLKVFNEHFPGLVPETVYLFNKCYGEFGHYEPHFYCVSCCNYLGTREKSPLNCGVCHATFQADDNMKNGSFFLALSLSSQLKDILENPNVTLSRQTTSEKDVLNDIQCGAEYIKCQLGEYDISLLWNCDGIPVFKSSKYQVWPIQCQVIELQPKDRKNNICVPCIWFGERKPIMSVLLTPFVNELCSLERDGLIWKDSRNVEQISKVYALICSSDSVARPLLRNSKQFNGQYGCDFCYHIGGGPYPYRRPEPLLRSETEHYDHAMAATVQLPVKGVKGPSEIMRLEKFQMINGFVPEYQHSVCLGVTRQLATLWLDSTNHNKEWYIGTKADIIDQELLNIKPPVEITRTPRSLKDRKYWKASEWRSFLLFYSLPILNGVLMKKYWNHLFLLVFALHILLQQQVKICEVSVAEIALKKFVIQFEMLYGIKNVSFNVHLLTHLAESVRNWGPLWATSTFSFESFNGTLLKYFSGTTHVPVQIVKTFLRWKSLRKRVEKCVVNTNDKLKELFSQIQNSNSMSCKAKNLTGNVTVFGPLHDTVCASHIFAVEELNGGIVCNCSSYSRFLIGETLYHAEGYSRLQKRNNSIAELKDGTLCKVLSFVSYETERNSASDTDEKNCCVVVQKLVKSRRPLCRDIQLNISSKFVYEVSETNYVYAVKTDSFKRKCVMVKLQDSTFVIPLPNNVERD; from the exons ACAACCTTACTTGAGCATGCAAGCAATGAGGGGAATTTCTCCCAGTCTGATACCCGGGAACAGCAAGAGAGATCGAACATCTGCACATCACAG ACAACCTTACTTGAGCATGCAAGCAATGAGGGGAATTTCTCCCAGTCTGATACGTGGGAACAGCAAGAGAGATCAAACATCTGCACATCACAG ACAACCTTAATTGAGCATGCAAGCAATGAGGGGAATTTCTCCCAGTCTGATACCCGGGAACAGCAAGAGAGATCGAACATCTGCACATCACAG ACAACCTTACTTGAGCATGCAAGCAATGAGGGGAATTTCTCCCAGTCTGATACGTGGGAACAGCAAGAGAGATCAAACATCTGCACATCACAG GAGCCGCATGATGGTGATGAGTTGCTGTATCCTGGATCATCTCTTACCAAAGGCCAGAGTTTGCTGCTGTTGATGTCATATGTGTTGCGACATAATCTAACAGGAGTTGCCTTACAACATCTcttaaaagtgtttaatgaacATTTTCCAGGATTGGTACCAGAAACTGTATACCTGTTTAACAAATGCTATGGTGAGTTTGGACATTACGAGCCTCATTTTTACTGTGTGTCATGTTGTAACTACTTGGGAACAAGAGAGAAAAGCCCACTGAATTGTGGTGTCTGTCATGCAACATTTCAGGCAGATGataatatgaaaaatggctctTTTTTTCTAGCATTGAGCTTGTCATCACAGCTCAAAGACATTCTTGAAAATCCAAATGTAACATTGTCAAGGCAGACTACATCTGAGAAAGATGTTctaaatgacatacagtgtgGAGCTGAATATATAAAATGTCAATTAGGTGAATATGACATTAGCTTACTGTGGAATTGTGATGGAATTCCTGTTTTCAAAAGCTCAAAGTATCAGGTGTGGCCCATTCAATGTCAAGTGATTGAACTACAACCAAAGGACAGAAAAAACAATATCTGTGTGCCATGCATTTGGTTCGGGGAAAGGAAACCTATAATGTCTGTTTTGCTAACCCCTTTTGTAAATGAGCTGTGTTCTTTAGAGAGGGACGGATTAATCTGGAAAGACTCAAGAAATGTTGAGCAAATTTCAAAGGTGTATGCACTTATTTGTAGCTCAGACTCAGTTGCCCGCCCACTCCTAAGAAACTCAAAACAGTTCAATGGACAATATGGGTGTGATTTCTGTTATCACATTGGTGGAGGTCCTTATCCATATCGAAGACCAGAGCCGCTTCTCAGATCTGAAACAGAACATTATGACCATGCTATGGCAGCTACCGTACAACTTCCAGTCAAGGGTGTTAAAGGCCCATCCGAAATAATGAGATTAGAAAAGTTTCAGATGATTAATGGCTTTGTCCCAGAATATCAGCATAGTGTTTGTCTTGGTGTCACTCGACAACTGGCAACTCTGTGGCTGGactccaccaatcacaacaaaGAGTGGTACATAGGCACGAAAGCAGACATAATTGACCAAGAACTGCTGAATATAAAACCTCCAGTAGAGATAACAAGAACACCCAGGTCATTAAAAGACAGGAAATATTGGAAAGCATCAGAATGGCGGTCATTTCTTCTTTTCTATTCTTTGCCCATTCTTAATGGTGTTCTAATGAAGAAATATTGGAACCACCTTTTTCTTTTAGTATTTGCTTTGCATATACTTCTTCAACAGCAGGTGAAAATCTGTGAAGTCAGTGTAGCGGAAATAGCACTGAAGAAGTTTGTGATCCAGTTTGAGATGCTGTATGGTATTAAGAATGTGTCATTCAATGTACATCTGTTGACACATCTTGCAGAAAGTGTTAGGAACTGGGGTCCTTTGTGGGCAACatcaacattttcatttgaatcTTTCAATGGTACTTTATTAAAGTACTTCAGTGGTACTACGCATGTTCCTGTTCAAATAGTGAAGACATTCCTTAGGTGGAAGAGTCTGCGAAAAAGGGTGGAAAAATGTGTAGTCAACACAAACGATAAACTAAAAGAACTCTTCTCCCAAATTCAAAATAGTAATTCCATGAGTTGTAAAGCAAAAAATCTGACTGGAAATGTCACAGTGTTTGGTCCTCTTCATGACACTGTATGTGCATCACACATCTTTGCCGTTGAAGAATTGAATGGTGGTATAGTATGTAACTGTTCATCCTACAGTCGTTTCCTAATTGGTGAGACACTCTATCACGCAGAAGGTTACAGCAGATTACAGAAACGAAATAATTCTATTGCAGAATTAAAAGATGGGACGTTATGTAAAGTCTTGAGCTTCGTTTCTTATGAAACTGAAAGGAACAGTGCCTCAGACACAGATGAAAAAAATTGCTGTGTAGTCGTGCAGAAGCTTGTGAAGTCAAGAAGACCGTTGTGTAGGGACATTCAACTGAATATTTCATCCAAATTTGTGTATGAGGTGTCTGAAACCAATTATGTCTATGCTGTGAAAACTGactcatttaaaagaaaatgtgtaaTGGTAAAATTACAGGACAGTACATTTGTCATACCTCTCCCAAATAATGTAGAAAGGGACTGA